Sequence from the Halorussus sp. MSC15.2 genome:
GTGTCAACGAACAACGTTTCGAAAACCACCGTCTCGCTCGACGGGATACAAGTTCTAATGCTTCTAATATTATTCGTCGAGGGAAAAGTCAAGGAGTTCGTTGAGTTGATTCGTGGATTTCTCAATGAGTTGTAGCGGGCAGTGCTATTTGACCACGTATCGGAGTCCTGCGCCGACGAGATGGGCAGGGAGCCCGAAGACGGCCCCCATCAGGAGCGCACGGAGGAACTCGCTAAGTAGAACGTTCGCGGGTGGTTGATTGGTCACGGCCGCGAGTGTGAACGCTCCAAGTGGAATTGACGTTGCAAGCACGAAACTAATCACGACCCCGCTATTCCGGTACGCGTTGACCAATGCGGTCAGAGCCATAACACCGAACAGGCCGTATGCGAACCACTGCCGGTGCTTGAGAGTCGGTGTGAGCTTAAATAATATGGCTATTCCGGAGAAAAGGGCGAATCCGAGTCCGGTATGGTTACGCGATATCGAGCGGGACCGACCGAATAACATCTCGTTGAGTTCGAACTCCATATCTTAATAAGATAATCCATTATACTTAAGTATTAATATGTGTATTCTGGTATAATATAGAAGTATTGACGCTTCGTCCAGTTCTCACTCGAAAACCGAGAATAATTTACGAGCTATGCATCGCTTCTGTCTAACCCTCTAAAGGAGACAGAAGCAGAAACTCGTGCACTTGGGGCAGTTACCCTGAGGCTTGATGTCAATCATTGGATTCACCTCCGCCAGATAATATTTCTCGCTTTCACTTAAAAATAACTATATGAAAAATATTTGGTAACTATGAACAAGCATAATTTGAAGATTAAACATAAGTGTATGTCGAGATAATTTCTAATCTAGTGCACCAAATGTCTGCCTATCAACACCAGCCTCCAGTAATTCCGAGAAGAGTACTGCTGTCGAATTTCACAGTTTTTATTACATTTGGGTATCGTTCTATTTTAGTATAGAAAGTAAAAACTATATAATATGCATGAACTAGTGGTCGAAAGTGTCGGAAAGAAGTACGGAGACCTCTGGGCGCTTCGGAACTTCTCCCTCCGTGCCGACACTGGTGTACTCGGCTTGCTTGGACCGAACGGAGCCGGGAAATCAACGTTGATGCGGATTATCGCGACAATTACCGAACCGACCGAAGGATTCGTGACGTGGGAGGGAACGAACGTCGTCACCTCGCCGGAAAGCATCCGCAAAGATATTGGTTACCTTCCCCAGAGTTTTGGGACGTACCCCGACCTGACAGCCGAGGAGTTTTTAGAGTACTTCGCAGCGCTGAATGGCGTCTCGGTGAAGCAGGGTAAGGAGCGAATCGACGAACTCCTTGATTTAGTTAATCTGGAAGACGCTAGAGACCGAAAATTGGCTACCTTTTCGGGTGGCATGGAACAGCGTGTCGGTATCGCCCAGGCGCTACTTAACGACCCGAATATCTTGATAGTTGACGAGCCGACCGTGGGTCTCGACCCCCAGGAGCGAGTCCGTTTTCGAAAACGTCCTGTCTAGTCTCGCCGACGACATCGTCGTAATTCTCTCTACGCACATTGTCTCCGACATCGAGGCGACGGCGAGCGAAATCGCGGTGATGAACGACGGAACTCTCGTCACGCATACGACGCCAGAGTCGGGGATTTCGTCTGTCGAAGGCGACGTCTGGGAGTGGGTGGTTTCTAGCGAGAGACTCTCGAACGTCAAACGGGACCACCTCATCAGTACGACGACACGGCGGGCCGACGGCGTTCACGTTCGAGTCATCTCTGACCAACCGCCGGACTCAGATGCGACTGCCGTCGAACCAACGCTCGAAGACGCCTATCTCGCCATGACGACCGGTGAGTCACGATGAGCCAGCTTCGGGCCTGCTATCACGTCGCTCGGACCAGTTTCTACAGTCGCCTGGCAGGGTATCGACTCTTGGTTGTCGTGGTGGTTGGAGCGTACTTCGCACTCTCCAAGACTGCGACAGTCGGATTTGCGCGGGATTTAGCTGTTGACAACGCCGCGCTCGTCGGGTCTCACACCGCGGTCGTCGCAGCGATAACCATCCTCCTACTTGGCTTCTTTGTCGTCAGGGACGCGATAGCGATGGACCGCTACAATGGTCCTGGTGAGTTAATCGCCGCGACGCCGATTCGGAATCTTACCTACGTCTTTGGTAAGTGGCTCGGGAACGTTTCGGTTCTTACCGTCGCTTCGTTCATGATGGCGGTTATCGCCATTGTCCGATTTCAACTGCAGGGTGTCGGTCCCTTCAACCTCTGGAAACTCCTCTCGCCGTTCGTACTGTTAACCATTCCGGCGGTGATGCTGGTCTCGGCACTCGCGCTCCTGTTCGAAACCGTCGAGAGACTTCGCGGTGGGTGGGCTAGTGTGGCCTACTTCCTCATGGTCATCCTTATTCTCGTCTCGGGCGTCGTGGACCCGATGGGAATCAGACCCGTTGTGTCCAGCATTCAGTCGGTGCCCGAGAGCCAGACATTAGACGGGCAGAAAGTGTGGCACGGACTCTCGCTGACTGGCGAGGTCGCACTCCGGCGGCTTCTGTACGCCGCGGCCGCGCTTGGTATCGTCGTCGTCAGCGCTGTCCGTTTCGACCGCTTCGACGGGAGCGACCACAGCGGTACTGACGCAAACGCCGACTCCGATATGAGTGGCGACGCGACTTCACCTGACCGGACCCCAGTCGGGACGTCGCTCTCTCCGGTAGAGACCAACGTCGGGTCGACCCCGTGCCGATTCTTCGCGCCGAAGGACGGCTTGCGTTCCGGAGCCAGCGTCGGTGGTGGTACGTTGGCGGTGGGCTCCTCTGGCTCGCGTCCGTTCTCGTTCCGCTTTCGACTGTCCGCGATGCAGTTGTGCCACTACTCTGGATTTGGCCGCTCCTCGTCTGGTCGGAGATGGGTATTCGAGAGCGTCGCTATCGGACGACCGCATTAGTTGGGTCTTCCCGTTACCCTATCGGACAACTTCTCGCCGTCTGGACCGTCGGAGTGGCGGTCGCGCTTTCCGTGACAGCAGGCCTCGGAGTTCGATTCCTACTGGTAGGCGACCTGACGCAACTGCTTGCACTTCTTTCAGGTGCGGTTTTCGTTCCGTCTTTCGCTCTTGCGAGCGGTATCTGGAGCGGGACCCGTCGGTTGTTCGAAGGCATCTACCTACTGCTCTGGTACGCAGGCGCACAAATCGGGTGGCTTGATTTCATGGGCGCAACGGGACGTGCTAGCATCGAAACGTCCGTCTCATTCGCCTGCTGTGCCGTCGTCCTTCTCTATCTGTCTATCGTCGGTCGCCGCCGACAATTCCAGCGTTAATTCCAAACCGCGTCCGGTTCATCGACTTCAGTCGAACATCCCGGTCGAGAGGTATCGCTCGCCGCTGTCGGGGAACACCGTCACGACCAGCGGGCAGTCGTCGTAGCCGTCGAGTGCGCCGCCGTCCGATTGAACTTCGGTCGCCGCTCCGCCAGTGGTACTCGCTTCGCCGCCGTCGGAGGCGACGAGGTCCTCGATTTCGTCGGGGGTCTCAGGGCAGTTCAGTTCGGGTCGGGCGATGCGCTCGGCGACGCGGCGGGCCGCGACCGCCGCCGCGCCCGACGACTGGCCGACGAGGATGCCCTCCTCGCGGGCGAGTCGGCGGGCCTCGCGTTCGGCGTCCTCCAGCGCCACCGTCTCGACGCCCGTGAGGAGGTCGGTGTCCAGCAGGTCGCTGACGAACCCCGGTCCCATCCCTTGGTAGTCGTCGTGTCCGGACTCGTCGGTCGGGAGGACGCCGTCTGAATCGTCCGACGCGCCGCCACTCAGTTCCCGGGTGAGGACCGCGTTGCGCTCGGGTTCGACCGCCACCACCTCCATCTCGGGGAACTCCTCCAGCAGGCGCGAGGCGGTGCCCGTGATGGTGCCGCCGGTACCCACCCCGGCCACGAAGGCGTCGATTTCCCGGCCTTCGACCTGCTCCAGTATCTCCTCGGCGGTCGTCCGGTAGTGGGCTCGGCGTTCGCGGGGTTGGCGAACTGCCCCATCTGGACGACGCCGTCCTCTTCGGCGAGTCGGTCGGCGCGCTCGCGGGCGTCCTCCATCTCGCCCTCGACCAGTTCGAGGTTCGCGCCGTACGCCCGCAGCAGTTTCCGACGCTCGGGTGATTTCGACGCGGGCATCACGATGGTGAGGTCGTAGCCGCGGGCGGCGGCCGCCACTGCGAGACCGATGCCGGTGTTGCCGCTCGTGGGTTCGACGAGGTGGTCGCCCGGCGAGATGTCGCCCGCTCGCTCGGCGGCCGCTATCATCTCGCGCGCGGGACGGTCCTTGGCTGACCCGCCGGGGTTGAAACCCTCGACCTTCGCCGCTATCGTCGCGCCCTCGGGAGAGGAGACGCTGACGAGCGGCGACCCCACTGCGTCGAGGATAGATTCCTTCATTAGCTCCATCTACGCAGGCGACGTATAAACGAATGGCGACTGGTGACACTACGTGCCGGGAATGTCAGTATTTGCCGGTTTTCGGAGTCCGGGTCGCCGGTCGTGCGACCCCCGACCGTTTATGAGGGGCCGGTGAGAGGTAGCCGCCAAGAGATGTCCCAGGAGACCATCGACGTGGCCGAGGTGAGCGCCGGGAAAGAGGGATTCGAATTTCGCTATTAGGAGATAGTCACAAATGACTAACATACAAGTGAGGGCCGGAGGGATATCTGTCCAAATGACGGACGGAAATAAACCGTGGAGAGACGAACAACGACTGCGTACGCTCTACGTGGAGAAACGACTTTCCACGAGAGAAATCGGGGAGCGTCTCGACTGCAGTCGTAAGACAGTCGAGAAGTGGATTCGTGAGTACGAATTAAAGACCGAGGCAAAACCGTGGCAAGATGAGGCGACGCTCTCTCGATTGAGGAACGAGGAGTATCTCAGCCAAGCGGAAATCGCCGAACGATTCGACTGTAGCCAAACGGTAATCTCGTACTGGTTACGCGAGTTCGATTTAGAGTCTGGAAAACTTACGAAGCCCGAACCGTGGAGAGACGAAGAGGTTCTGCGGCGATTGTACGTGGAGCAACAACTGACGATGGCGGAAGTTGCCGACACCCTGCAATGTAGCAGAGAGGCAGTCGAAGAGTGGATTCACCGCCACGGAATAGGGACTCGGTCGAGAAATCCCGACGTACCGGAAGAACTTACTGACCGTGATACTCTCCAAAAACTCTATATCGAGGCCGGAATGAGTACGTATCAAATCGGCGAAAAACTCGACTGCGCCCCCTCGACGGTCTTCGATTGGCTCCGAGAACACGGAATCGAAACGCGGTCTGTCGGCTCACAACCCGGCGAACTCCATCACCGCTGGAGGGGTGGCGGAGACCCATACTACGGTGAGAACTGGCACGAACAGCGTCGAACGGCCCTTCGACGCGACGGTTTCGAGTGTCAAAAGTGCGGTATCAGCGAAGAAGAGCACCGGGAATCGCATCACGTGGGTCTCGATGTACATCACATTGTACCACTGCGTGATTTTTCGACACCGGAGGGCGCGAACCGTTTGGAAAATCTCGTTACCCTCTGTCGTAACTGTCACAATAAAGTCGAAGCTGAGCAACCGGATACAGTAAAAGAGCTACTATGACTGACGAGGAAACTATCGAAGTCGGGAAACACGGCGAAAACTCAGTCGACCTCCCTGTCATCGACTTGCTTACCGGACGCGGTTTCGTCACCGGCAAGTCGGGGTCCGGGAAGTCGAATACGATGTCGGTCGTCGCGGAGAATCTGTTGGACCGTGGGTACGGGCTGATGATTGTGGACGTAGATGGTGAATATTACGGCCTGAAGGAGGAGTACGAACTGCTCCACGCGGGGGCCGACGAGGAGTGCGACATTCAGGTCGAACCCCAGCACGCCGAGAAACTCGCGTCGCTGGCGCTGGAGGAGAACGTCCCCATCATCCTCGACGTGTCGGGCTACCTGAACGAGGACGACGGCAAAGAACTGCTGAAGGCGGTCGCCCAGCAGTTGTTCGCCAAGGAGAAGAAGCTCAAGAAGCCGTTCCTGATGGTGGTCGAGGAGGTCCACGAATACATCCCCGAGGGCGGCGGGATGGACGAGTGCGGCCGAATGCTCATCAAGATAGGCAAGCGCGGGCGCAAGCACGGACTCGGTATCGCGGGCATCAGCCAGCGCCCGGCCGACGTGAAGAAAGACTTCATCACCCAGTGCGACTGGCTGGTGTGGCACCGGCTCACGTGGAACAACGACACCAACGTCGTCGGGCGCATCCTCGGCAACGACTACGCCGACGCCATCGAGGACATGGGCGACGGCGAGGCGTTCATGACGACCGACTGGTCCGAGGAGACCCGCCGGGTCAAGTTCCACCGCAAGCAGACGTTCGACGCCGGGGCCACGCCCGGTCTCGACGACTTCGAGCGCCCCGACCTCAAGTCGGTCAGCGACGACCTCGTGAGCGACCTCCGGGAGATAAGCGAGGAGGAGTCCCGCAGGGAGGACCGCATCGAGGAACTCCAGCAGGAACTCCGCGAGAAGGAGAACCACATCGAGGACCTCGAACGCCAACTGGAGGAGGCCCGCGAGATGGAGGAGGTCGCCGACAAGTTCGCCAAGGCGATGCTCGACACCTCCCGGAACCAGCGCGCTAACCCCTACGTCGATACCGGCGGGGCGAACTCGGGCGGGCGAGTCGTCGGTGGGGGCCAGCGAGTCCAGCAGGCCGACCTCGGCGGCTTCGAACAGGCCGAGGCGAAGGACGCCGAGAGCGAGACGGACGACGACGCGACCGAGGCGGACGCCCCCGACGCCGAGGACCGCGAACCGCTCGAAGCGATTCGAGCGGAACTCGACGCGCTCGACCCCGTCGAGCGCGGGATGCTGGCCTACTATCTCGGCGAGGGACCGGCGAGTCCGGTCGAGGCCCACGTCGTTGCGGGCGGGGCGGAGGACCGCGAACTCGCCTACAACCACAACCGGACGCTCCGCCAGCGCGGGTTCGTCCAGCACGCCGGGCACGGCGAGTACGTCGCCGCGTTACCGAGTCTGCTCGCGGCGCTGACAGACGGCGAGATGGACGACGACACCCGGAGCGAGGCGCTGGCGGAGGTCGCCCAGGAACTCCCCGACGTGGAAGCGGGAGAGTCGGCGTAGGGACGCTCCGCGACTCGGCAGTCCGGTTCTCAGTCGATAGAAATCCGAGTGAGGTTTTTAAGACCAGACTGCCCATCAACCATACATGTTAGTCAGAGAACTGATGACTGAATCTGTCGTAACGGTCGAGAGTGGTTCTTCGGTCCAGCAGGCGGCGACCCAGATGCTCAGGCACAGCGTCGGTAGCGTAATCGTGACTCACGCGGGGACGCCCGCGGGCATCGTCACGAAGTCCGACATTCTGTACGCGGGGGTCGCGACCGGACGGCCGTACGACCGAATTCCGCTCGACTCGGTCGTGAGCCATCCCGTGGTGACGATTCGGCCCGACGACACCGTCGTCCGGGCGGTCGCGGTGATGAAGGAAAACGCGACGAAGCACCTCCCCGTGACGGTTGACGACGAACTGAGGGGCATCGTGACGACCACCGACATCGCCACGCACCACCGAGACCTGTTCGACGACGTTCGGCGGATTCAGTCGGGCGGCCGGGAGTTGTCGGACGCGGAGGGTCGGCCTCTCGACGGAGACGACGAGCGGGTGGGCCACGCGCCGGGAGAGTTTTAGGTCGGTTCCGGCTATCTGTTCCTATGAACACGCTGGCCCGGGCGGGCGAGGACGAGTGGAAGCTTCCCCAGCACGCCTACGTGGTCGTCTACGACGAGCGCGAAACCGAACTGCTGACCATCTACGACTGCGGCGCGGCCCAGAAACCGCCGTCGGCGCGGGTGCTGGGCAACCTCGTCCGCGTGAAAGCCGACCACGAACTGGAGAACACCGTCACTGGGTACGTCGTCCGGATGCGGGAGGAGTCGATTCTGGAGAAGCAGGACGACGACCACTGGATAATCGTCGCCGAGTAGTACGGCGGTTCGTCCGCTCGGTCTCTACAGCGGTGCCACCAAGTCCTCCAGCGCCGCCTTCGGGTCGTCGGCCTTCGCCACGCCGCTGGCCAGCAGGACTCCCTCCGCGCCGAGTTCCTGCGCGGAGGTCAGGTCCTCGCCGGTCGAGATTCCCGCGCCGCAGTACACCGCCACCGAGTCGTCCACCGCCTCGGCGGCCTCGACCGCGTCGGTGACGATGTCGGGGTCGGCCTTGCTGACTGGCGTCCCGGTGCCGATGAGTTCCGGAGGTTCGACGGCCACGGCGTCCGGGCCGAGCG
This genomic interval carries:
- a CDS encoding ABC transporter permease codes for the protein MSQLRACYHVARTSFYSRLAGYRLLVVVVVGAYFALSKTATVGFARDLAVDNAALVGSHTAVVAAITILLLGFFVVRDAIAMDRYNGPGELIAATPIRNLTYVFGKWLGNVSVLTVASFMMAVIAIVRFQLQGVGPFNLWKLLSPFVLLTIPAVMLVSALALLFETVERLRGGWASVAYFLMVILILVSGVVDPMGIRPVVSSIQSVPESQTLDGQKVWHGLSLTGEVALRRLLYAAAALGIVVVSAVRFDRFDGSDHSGTDANADSDMSGDATSPDRTPVGTSLSPVETNVGSTPCRFFAPKDGLRSGASVGGGTLAVGSSGSRPFSFRFRLSAMQLCHYSGFGRSSSGRRWVFESVAIGRPH
- a CDS encoding helix-turn-helix domain-containing protein, translated to MTNIQVRAGGISVQMTDGNKPWRDEQRLRTLYVEKRLSTREIGERLDCSRKTVEKWIREYELKTEAKPWQDEATLSRLRNEEYLSQAEIAERFDCSQTVISYWLREFDLESGKLTKPEPWRDEEVLRRLYVEQQLTMAEVADTLQCSREAVEEWIHRHGIGTRSRNPDVPEELTDRDTLQKLYIEAGMSTYQIGEKLDCAPSTVFDWLREHGIETRSVGSQPGELHHRWRGGGDPYYGENWHEQRRTALRRDGFECQKCGISEEEHRESHHVGLDVHHIVPLRDFSTPEGANRLENLVTLCRNCHNKVEAEQPDTVKELL
- a CDS encoding ATP-binding protein, translating into MTDEETIEVGKHGENSVDLPVIDLLTGRGFVTGKSGSGKSNTMSVVAENLLDRGYGLMIVDVDGEYYGLKEEYELLHAGADEECDIQVEPQHAEKLASLALEENVPIILDVSGYLNEDDGKELLKAVAQQLFAKEKKLKKPFLMVVEEVHEYIPEGGGMDECGRMLIKIGKRGRKHGLGIAGISQRPADVKKDFITQCDWLVWHRLTWNNDTNVVGRILGNDYADAIEDMGDGEAFMTTDWSEETRRVKFHRKQTFDAGATPGLDDFERPDLKSVSDDLVSDLREISEEESRREDRIEELQQELREKENHIEDLERQLEEAREMEEVADKFAKAMLDTSRNQRANPYVDTGGANSGGRVVGGGQRVQQADLGGFEQAEAKDAESETDDDATEADAPDAEDREPLEAIRAELDALDPVERGMLAYYLGEGPASPVEAHVVAGGAEDRELAYNHNRTLRQRGFVQHAGHGEYVAALPSLLAALTDGEMDDDTRSEALAEVAQELPDVEAGESA
- a CDS encoding CBS domain-containing protein — protein: MLVRELMTESVVTVESGSSVQQAATQMLRHSVGSVIVTHAGTPAGIVTKSDILYAGVATGRPYDRIPLDSVVSHPVVTIRPDDTVVRAVAVMKENATKHLPVTVDDELRGIVTTTDIATHHRDLFDDVRRIQSGGRELSDAEGRPLDGDDERVGHAPGEF